Proteins encoded in a region of the Novibacillus thermophilus genome:
- a CDS encoding DUF4387 domain-containing protein → MSHNRPMRKLVELASTIRSKNAGPDHITFDILFKNAEHYEAVKNSGVLNKSFLSSLYKIPVERIVHFVAFDPAMAIKFTIRRMRPSGSPGEHDVMGSQQYPVLFDVEIPMPKKG, encoded by the coding sequence ATGTCGCACAACCGTCCAATGCGGAAACTGGTTGAATTAGCTTCAACCATTCGAAGCAAAAACGCCGGTCCTGACCATATCACCTTTGACATCTTATTCAAGAACGCGGAACATTACGAGGCCGTCAAAAACAGCGGCGTATTGAATAAATCTTTCCTATCTTCCCTGTACAAAATCCCGGTGGAGCGGATTGTACACTTCGTCGCCTTTGACCCGGCCATGGCAATCAAGTTTACGATTCGACGGATGCGGCCAAGCGGCAGTCCAGGCGAGCATGACGTAATGGGCAGTCAGCAGTACCCTGTCCTGTTTGATGTGGAAATTCCTATGCCAAAAAAAGGGTGA
- a CDS encoding acyclic terpene utilization AtuA family protein, producing MPKPMKLMSPTGHLGFTPIEQESFWKGVEQKPDYIIADSGSSDIGPHPLGADESCSPATWQEHDLELMFRASRQLNVPMIVGSASDTGTNRGVDQYADYIKKLARDMGIRELTIAKIYSEVDKQQLLNKMNSQVQVIGLDGRENLTVEQLERTDTIVAVMGAEPIVHALEQGADVVICGRSSDACLFAAPLIKESYPKDIAYYAGKVLECASFCAEPFAGKETVIGTVGGDYIVVEPMSDYQRCTPSSVASHAMYERIDPYREYVPGGYVDMSACVYEAVDERRTRVTGSKFVTSEQYTVKLEGAGKVGERCLMVVGIRDPYVITHLDEAIAWSRKKVKERFGDTGYDVYYHVYGKNGVMGELEPITDIRSHELGIVVEGVAPTLEVAKELTNLAARNFMYARLKNIRGTAGAAAFLSDEVLVARPGYEWTMNHAIPADPMEWFELKIERITHQQKVGTHS from the coding sequence ATGCCGAAACCGATGAAACTGATGTCGCCGACGGGCCATTTGGGGTTCACCCCGATTGAACAAGAAAGCTTTTGGAAAGGAGTCGAACAAAAACCCGACTACATCATCGCAGATTCCGGGAGCAGCGATATCGGCCCGCACCCGTTGGGAGCTGACGAATCGTGCAGCCCCGCCACATGGCAAGAACACGATTTGGAATTGATGTTCCGTGCATCGCGACAGCTGAATGTCCCCATGATCGTCGGTTCCGCTTCTGACACCGGGACGAACAGAGGGGTAGACCAGTATGCCGATTATATCAAAAAGTTAGCCCGTGATATGGGCATCCGCGAACTTACAATTGCTAAAATCTACTCTGAAGTCGACAAACAGCAATTGTTGAACAAAATGAACAGCCAAGTGCAAGTGATCGGCTTGGACGGACGGGAAAATCTCACTGTTGAGCAGTTGGAACGTACGGATACTATTGTCGCCGTAATGGGGGCTGAGCCCATTGTCCACGCGTTGGAACAGGGTGCCGATGTCGTCATTTGCGGACGTTCCAGTGACGCTTGCCTGTTTGCCGCACCGCTCATCAAAGAATCGTACCCGAAAGATATCGCCTACTACGCCGGAAAAGTGCTGGAATGCGCCTCGTTCTGTGCAGAGCCTTTCGCCGGAAAGGAAACGGTCATCGGAACCGTGGGGGGAGACTACATTGTCGTGGAACCGATGAGCGATTACCAGCGCTGTACTCCCAGCTCTGTCGCCAGCCACGCGATGTACGAACGCATCGACCCCTACCGGGAATACGTACCGGGGGGATACGTGGACATGAGCGCGTGTGTATACGAGGCAGTAGACGAGCGTCGAACGCGTGTGACAGGTTCAAAATTTGTCACTTCTGAACAGTACACGGTGAAATTGGAAGGCGCAGGAAAAGTCGGCGAACGCTGTCTCATGGTCGTCGGTATCCGCGACCCGTATGTCATTACCCACCTCGATGAGGCGATTGCGTGGTCTAGAAAAAAAGTGAAAGAACGCTTTGGTGATACAGGTTATGATGTGTACTACCATGTATACGGAAAGAACGGGGTCATGGGCGAACTTGAACCGATCACTGACATTCGTTCCCACGAACTCGGCATCGTCGTGGAAGGAGTAGCTCCTACATTAGAGGTAGCGAAAGAGTTGACGAATTTAGCCGCTCGCAACTTCATGTATGCCCGGTTAAAAAATATTCGCGGTACCGCCGGAGCGGCAGCTTTTCTGTCCGATGAAGTACTAGTGGCGAGACCCGGCTACGAGTGGACGATGAATCACGCCATTCCGGCTGATCCGATGGAATGGTTTGAGTTAAAAATTGAACGCATCACCCACCAACAAAAAGTTGGGACACACTCATAA
- a CDS encoding IclR family transcriptional regulator, producing MAQPTAKQRQTLQTLERGLRLLSCFDDRHPELGITEMAMRMNLSKTIVYRIVATLEKLGFLTQNPENRKYRLGLKVFELGVVAASQIELRQVALPIMKELAAGTNETVNLTVLDAVDRAGICIETVESSQPIKLTTRIGNVGPLHRGASRKILLAYLDSAERQLYLDPSAIGTTLSPDEMMQLEKELNAIRERGYAVSEGEVDPDAFAISAPVFDASGSIVAGLTVSGPRFRTDEQRLQQLTEWTCRSARKLSQQLGAPE from the coding sequence ATGGCACAACCAACGGCAAAACAGAGACAAACGTTACAAACATTGGAACGCGGGTTGCGTTTACTCAGTTGTTTCGACGACCGGCACCCAGAACTCGGCATCACTGAAATGGCTATGCGCATGAACTTGTCCAAAACGATCGTCTACCGGATCGTCGCCACGCTGGAGAAACTCGGCTTTCTGACTCAAAACCCGGAGAACCGGAAATACCGGTTAGGGTTGAAAGTGTTTGAGCTCGGGGTCGTCGCCGCTTCTCAAATCGAGCTCAGACAAGTAGCCCTTCCGATTATGAAAGAACTGGCGGCCGGCACCAATGAAACGGTCAACTTGACGGTGCTCGACGCCGTCGACCGCGCGGGAATCTGTATCGAGACGGTTGAAAGTTCGCAACCCATTAAGTTGACAACTCGTATTGGTAACGTCGGTCCGCTGCACCGGGGAGCCTCACGCAAAATACTGTTGGCGTATCTTGATTCCGCCGAACGTCAGCTTTATCTCGATCCATCAGCGATCGGCACAACGCTATCACCGGACGAGATGATGCAGTTGGAAAAAGAACTGAACGCGATCCGCGAGAGAGGTTACGCAGTCAGCGAGGGGGAAGTGGACCCTGATGCCTTCGCGATATCCGCACCCGTTTTTGACGCATCCGGCTCCATCGTTGCGGGATTAACCGTTTCCGGACCGCGATTCCGCACAGATGAACAGAGGCTGCAACAACTGACGGAGTGGACGTGCCGCAGTGCCCGCAAACTGTCCCAACAACTTGGCGCCCCTGAATGA
- a CDS encoding CaiB/BaiF CoA transferase family protein has translation MKQALEGVRVIDLSRVLAGPYCTMMMGDLGADVIKVEAPGGSDETRRWGPPYIGSLSAYYLTANRNKRAIALNLKSKEGQMILHELVKEADVVVENWRPGKAAQLGAGYEQLQEINPALVYCSISGFGQDGPYRDLPGYDFVVQAMGGLMSITGEKGGEPLKVGVAVADLFAGFAAFSSILAALRVKEKTGEGQQIDISLLDSQVAMLANVAMNYLVGQKVPERLGNQHANIVPYQTFEAKDGLFVVAVGNDRQFRRLCEAIDHAEWAEDPRFKTNDGRVRHRDEIVPLLADVFLTKERSYWMKELTRRDIPCGPIHTVEQVFQDPHVNYRQMLVRMRHPEVGDLPLVGSPIKMSRTPVKFKRYPPSAGEHTEDVLREAGFTAEQIDVWKSNGVIGQTGETVEK, from the coding sequence GTGAAACAAGCACTGGAAGGAGTCCGGGTCATCGACTTGTCCCGCGTGTTAGCCGGTCCGTATTGCACGATGATGATGGGGGACCTGGGAGCTGATGTCATTAAAGTGGAAGCGCCCGGCGGAAGTGACGAAACGCGGAGATGGGGACCTCCGTACATCGGAAGCTTAAGTGCTTACTACTTGACAGCCAATCGGAACAAACGGGCGATCGCACTCAATTTAAAGTCGAAAGAAGGACAAATGATTCTCCACGAGCTTGTGAAAGAAGCGGATGTCGTCGTCGAGAATTGGCGCCCGGGAAAAGCGGCGCAACTTGGGGCAGGGTACGAGCAGTTACAGGAGATCAATCCCGCTCTCGTCTATTGCTCGATCAGCGGTTTCGGTCAGGATGGTCCGTACCGGGATTTGCCCGGTTACGATTTCGTGGTTCAAGCGATGGGCGGGTTGATGAGTATTACCGGTGAAAAAGGGGGAGAGCCGTTAAAAGTCGGCGTGGCCGTTGCCGACCTTTTTGCAGGGTTTGCCGCCTTTAGCAGTATACTGGCTGCCTTGCGGGTGAAAGAAAAGACCGGCGAAGGACAGCAAATTGACATTTCCCTGCTGGACAGTCAGGTGGCCATGCTCGCGAACGTGGCGATGAACTATCTCGTCGGGCAAAAGGTGCCGGAGCGGCTCGGGAACCAGCATGCCAATATTGTTCCGTACCAAACGTTCGAGGCGAAAGACGGCCTGTTCGTCGTGGCCGTCGGGAACGACCGCCAGTTCCGCCGTTTGTGCGAGGCCATCGACCATGCAGAATGGGCGGAAGATCCGCGGTTTAAGACAAATGACGGGCGCGTGCGACACCGGGACGAGATCGTTCCATTACTGGCGGATGTCTTTCTGACGAAAGAACGGTCCTATTGGATGAAAGAGTTGACCCGACGCGATATTCCTTGCGGTCCGATTCATACGGTCGAGCAAGTGTTTCAAGATCCCCACGTCAACTACCGTCAGATGCTTGTCCGCATGCGTCATCCGGAAGTTGGCGATTTACCCCTCGTCGGGAGTCCGATTAAAATGTCCCGCACACCGGTCAAGTTCAAACGGTATCCGCCGTCTGCAGGAGAACATACCGAAGACGTTTTGCGGGAAGCCGGTTTTACAGCAGAACAAATTGATGTATGGAAGTCGAACGGCGTGATCGGACAGACAGGGGAGACGGTGGAAAAGTGA
- a CDS encoding acyl-CoA dehydrogenase family protein: protein MHFGLSEEQKAVRNMVRDFTEKEILPYIQEWDAKGHFEMSIIEKLADLGLMGVCIPEQYGGAGMDYNTLAIVCEELEYGDTAFRTAVSVHTGLNSMTLLQWGNEEQKARYLVPQAKGEKIGAFGLTEPDAGSDVAGMKSTAVRDGDEYVLNGTKTWISLADHADHFLIFAYTDTEKKHHGISAFIVERTFPGVTTRPIKGKLGIRAGNTGEVMMEDVRVPKENLLGEEGEGFKIAMSALDNGRFTVAAGAAGLTRACLDASVKYANERKTFGKEIGRYQLVQQMIANMVAGYETSQLLVYRAGWLKNRGKRNTRETSLAKWYACDVAFRSACDAVQVHGAYGYSSEYPVERFMRNAKAPVIYEGTREVHTIMQGEYALGYRRDKPLRQMLPSWPFDRS from the coding sequence ATGCATTTTGGATTAAGTGAAGAGCAAAAAGCCGTTCGCAACATGGTGCGCGATTTTACAGAGAAAGAAATTTTGCCTTATATTCAGGAATGGGACGCGAAAGGCCACTTTGAAATGTCGATTATCGAAAAGTTGGCTGATCTAGGTCTTATGGGAGTTTGCATCCCGGAACAGTACGGCGGAGCCGGAATGGATTACAACACGTTGGCCATCGTGTGTGAGGAATTGGAGTACGGCGACACAGCGTTCCGCACCGCGGTATCCGTTCACACGGGGTTAAACAGCATGACCCTCCTGCAGTGGGGAAACGAGGAGCAGAAAGCGCGTTATCTCGTTCCCCAGGCCAAAGGAGAGAAAATCGGGGCCTTCGGGTTGACGGAACCGGATGCAGGGTCTGACGTGGCCGGCATGAAGTCGACGGCTGTCCGCGACGGGGACGAGTACGTGCTGAACGGCACGAAAACGTGGATTTCCCTCGCCGACCACGCCGATCATTTTCTCATCTTTGCATACACCGATACGGAGAAGAAACATCACGGCATCTCCGCGTTTATCGTCGAGCGGACGTTCCCCGGTGTGACGACCCGGCCGATCAAGGGGAAATTAGGAATTCGCGCGGGGAATACAGGAGAAGTCATGATGGAAGATGTCCGGGTGCCGAAGGAAAACTTGCTCGGAGAAGAAGGAGAAGGATTCAAAATCGCCATGAGCGCACTGGACAACGGGCGGTTTACCGTGGCGGCAGGGGCGGCGGGATTGACGCGGGCGTGTCTCGACGCTTCGGTCAAATACGCCAACGAACGCAAAACGTTTGGCAAAGAGATCGGCCGCTATCAGCTGGTTCAGCAGATGATTGCGAATATGGTGGCCGGATATGAAACGTCCCAGCTCCTCGTCTACCGGGCCGGATGGCTGAAAAACAGAGGGAAACGGAACACGCGGGAGACGTCCCTGGCGAAGTGGTACGCATGTGACGTCGCTTTTCGTTCGGCGTGTGACGCTGTGCAAGTCCACGGCGCTTACGGATACTCAAGCGAATACCCAGTGGAGCGGTTTATGCGCAATGCGAAAGCGCCGGTCATTTACGAAGGAACGCGCGAAGTGCACACTATCATGCAAGGAGAGTACGCCCTCGGTTACCGCCGGGACAAACCGCTCCGACAGATGCTCCCCTCCTGGCCGTTTGATCGTTCATGA
- a CDS encoding DUF6179 domain-containing protein: MSILSDLIKRYTQGKSSSVTSDTAERILSSILYAVDANLRRFADPLRAVDYLTTADIRKIYGEGVDLLRQCLDETKRLYTVVKQNKLDVAVEAYHTTIDESLPAFLNQYGILFDAHNTMASIDYPLAVDDIQMEGVFYIREYVEHLKMETDFCRLFSQRDLEALLVHFGQVCRFDYRIELFNIFELVLNNAVFSILSGGDARKINISPGQFEVLTRRFTLASAAQIQTLLHEAADELPSRLNISNSRLNDYMHQCTRHLAQRVVNAAHHHRLETVIIKEMEKRQKPHVISLNRGDQMTDSSFRLLVDRITACEKTEEKVDLIQKNVHSLADYVDVLRAGCFFGNEFQTLFGSLSHIELAILAKRVFYEDLRDQSCHFSSLVFQEKMPDSEWEQHYVAFLQNLSLDQLTAIEACIHDIDIEDISFD, encoded by the coding sequence ATGTCCATTCTGAGCGATTTGATTAAGCGGTATACACAAGGAAAGAGTTCTTCCGTGACGAGTGACACGGCCGAACGCATCCTGTCCTCCATTTTGTACGCCGTTGACGCAAATTTGCGTCGCTTTGCTGACCCGTTACGTGCCGTCGATTATTTAACAACTGCTGATATAAGGAAAATTTACGGCGAGGGCGTTGACCTGCTCCGCCAGTGCTTGGACGAAACGAAACGCCTCTACACGGTCGTGAAACAAAACAAACTAGATGTTGCCGTTGAGGCCTATCACACCACGATCGACGAATCGTTGCCGGCATTTTTAAACCAATACGGCATTCTGTTTGATGCACACAACACGATGGCAAGCATCGATTACCCTTTGGCCGTGGATGACATACAAATGGAGGGCGTCTTTTACATCAGGGAATATGTAGAGCACCTAAAGATGGAGACCGATTTTTGCCGCTTGTTCAGCCAACGAGACCTTGAAGCGCTGTTAGTTCACTTCGGACAAGTTTGCCGGTTCGATTACCGCATCGAATTGTTTAACATATTCGAGTTGGTGTTAAACAACGCGGTTTTTTCAATTTTGTCGGGAGGAGATGCCCGCAAGATCAACATTTCACCCGGTCAATTTGAAGTGCTCACACGGCGGTTCACCCTTGCCAGTGCCGCCCAAATCCAAACCTTGCTTCATGAAGCGGCGGACGAGTTACCATCCCGTTTAAACATAAGCAATTCCCGGCTGAACGATTACATGCACCAATGTACGCGCCACCTGGCGCAAAGGGTTGTCAACGCAGCCCACCATCACCGCCTGGAAACCGTCATCATAAAGGAAATGGAAAAAAGGCAGAAGCCCCACGTCATTTCATTAAACAGAGGGGACCAAATGACCGACAGTTCCTTTCGGTTACTCGTCGACCGTATCACAGCTTGCGAAAAAACGGAAGAAAAAGTCGACCTCATTCAGAAAAATGTTCATTCACTGGCAGATTACGTCGATGTGCTGAGGGCCGGTTGCTTCTTCGGCAACGAGTTTCAGACGCTCTTTGGGTCGTTGAGCCACATCGAACTGGCTATACTCGCCAAAAGGGTATTTTACGAGGATTTGCGAGATCAATCCTGTCATTTTTCGTCCCTCGTCTTTCAAGAGAAAATGCCTGACAGCGAATGGGAACAGCATTACGTCGCATTTTTGCAGAACCTCTCTCTAGATCAGTTGACCGCTATCGAAGCCTGTATACACGATATTGACATTGAGGACATCTCGTTTGATTAG
- a CDS encoding DUF6323 family protein, with the protein MLPRLFRSIHTSMRETLVTELLAVNQKTKKYGVQLTAEDIRHLIDDREQLLHSYGRVELGVDVTKRLAETFCTSPYIDRENVTSVLHDLHEIFYYVKNETEDAIGDITIIEKMKDYFDSACGGSLELLKSKMETFVGDYRSDALLKGSLYERDEGEWHQSDETPFQHGRHKET; encoded by the coding sequence ATGTTGCCGCGTTTGTTCCGTTCAATCCATACTTCAATGCGGGAAACGCTCGTGACCGAGTTACTTGCAGTGAATCAAAAGACGAAAAAATACGGTGTTCAATTAACCGCCGAAGACATCCGCCATTTGATAGACGATCGGGAACAGCTGTTACACAGTTACGGGCGTGTGGAACTCGGCGTTGACGTAACGAAGCGGCTGGCCGAAACCTTTTGTACGTCTCCTTACATCGACCGTGAAAATGTCACCTCAGTGCTACACGACTTGCATGAAATTTTTTATTACGTCAAAAACGAAACCGAGGACGCTATCGGGGATATTACGATCATCGAGAAGATGAAGGATTACTTTGACAGTGCTTGCGGCGGTTCATTGGAACTGCTCAAAAGTAAGATGGAAACATTTGTCGGAGATTACAGAAGTGATGCGTTACTTAAAGGTTCTCTGTACGAAAGGGATGAAGGTGAATGGCATCAGAGCGACGAAACCCCGTTCCAGCACGGCAGACACAAGGAAACATAA
- a CDS encoding IS110 family transposase: protein MQKHGFEQILFGLEHTGCYSTHAAMYIHRHLDFGVLSKNVYVFNPSLIKEFKKAHYLDAPKNDRVDAWFIAAKLRVGHLPHPFTWSEPLMALQRLTRARYHLVQDLTRRVISS from the coding sequence GTGCAAAAGCATGGCTTTGAGCAGATCCTGTTTGGCTTGGAACACACGGGGTGCTATTCGACTCACGCGGCCATGTACATCCACCGCCACTTGGATTTTGGCGTCCTCAGCAAAAATGTCTATGTCTTTAATCCCAGTCTCATCAAGGAATTCAAGAAGGCGCATTACTTGGACGCCCCCAAAAACGATCGGGTCGATGCCTGGTTCATTGCCGCCAAGCTTCGTGTCGGTCATCTCCCCCATCCCTTCACGTGGAGCGAACCGCTCATGGCCCTGCAGCGCCTGACACGGGCTCGTTACCACCTGGTACAGGATCTCACCCGGAGAGTAATTTCCTCATGA
- a CDS encoding transposase encodes MADSVNLAMASSIRVIRTVQEQLKSLKKAIKDHLETIPQTLDSVPGIGPILASGILAEVDINQFKSHKELAKYGGLAWTENQSGKFTANRTRLIRSGNRYLKYYLIEAANSVRVYDPVFAEYYAKKKAEPKEFAEKRALALTARKLVRLVFYLLKTNRLYEPQGGSQQQA; translated from the coding sequence ATGGCAGACTCCGTGAATCTGGCCATGGCTTCCAGCATCCGCGTCATCCGTACGGTGCAGGAACAACTCAAATCTCTGAAAAAGGCGATTAAGGATCATCTCGAAACCATTCCCCAGACCTTGGATTCGGTTCCGGGTATCGGTCCCATCCTCGCCTCCGGCATTCTGGCTGAAGTGGACATCAACCAGTTTAAAAGCCATAAAGAATTGGCGAAGTATGGCGGCCTGGCCTGGACCGAAAACCAGTCTGGGAAATTTACAGCAAACCGAACCCGGCTCATTCGTTCCGGCAACCGCTATCTCAAGTACTACCTGATCGAAGCGGCAAACAGTGTCCGGGTGTACGACCCTGTTTTTGCTGAGTACTATGCGAAAAAAAAAGCGGAGCCGAAGGAATTTGCCGAGAAACGTGCCCTTGCGCTTACAGCCCGTAAACTGGTGCGATTGGTCTTTTATCTGCTGAAGACCAATCGACTTTACGAACCCCAAGGAGGGAGCCAACAACAGGCATAA
- a CDS encoding DUF1128 domain-containing protein, whose translation MNLKEATYENMAFMLNDLKKRLRMVNVSLIDPEDFRLDDYAEVRDIYEMVVSRPQLTTMQLEGVLTELGELRKRK comes from the coding sequence GTGAATTTGAAAGAAGCCACTTACGAAAACATGGCTTTTATGCTCAACGATCTGAAAAAGCGGTTAAGGATGGTAAACGTTTCTCTGATTGACCCCGAGGACTTTCGCCTGGACGATTACGCAGAAGTGCGGGACATTTACGAAATGGTGGTGAGCCGTCCACAATTGACCACGATGCAATTAGAAGGGGTATTGACAGAACTCGGTGAACTGAGAAAAAGAAAATAG
- a CDS encoding DUF309 domain-containing protein: protein MRWPLPDEYPHLYVEFLYLFNKKRDYYECHEVLEDLWLEEGRHPLYQGLLQVAVALHHFRNDNVNGAVKLFRSALAKLRPFPDDSLGIDLGKVKGDVQEYLAHLEQYDRQPIDFYDLTIAIHDAKLKELVGEVAIRERRTAD, encoded by the coding sequence ATGAGATGGCCGCTGCCGGATGAATACCCGCATTTGTACGTTGAATTTCTTTATTTGTTTAACAAGAAGCGGGATTACTACGAATGTCACGAAGTGCTGGAGGACCTGTGGCTGGAAGAAGGGCGACACCCGCTGTACCAAGGTTTGCTGCAAGTTGCCGTCGCCTTGCATCATTTCCGAAACGACAACGTAAACGGTGCTGTGAAGTTATTTCGCTCGGCTTTGGCAAAGCTGAGACCGTTTCCCGACGACAGTCTGGGGATTGACTTGGGGAAGGTGAAGGGGGATGTGCAAGAGTACCTTGCGCATCTGGAACAGTACGACCGCCAGCCGATTGATTTTTACGACTTGACGATCGCCATACACGATGCAAAACTGAAAGAATTGGTGGGTGAGGTTGCTATCAGAGAACGGCGGACGGCGGATTAG
- a CDS encoding monovalent cation:proton antiporter family protein, with protein MENHVSLTSLMIVVTISFLVPIMINRLRWTFVPVVVAEIVAGIVVGKTGLNLVADDATLQLLSTLGLIYLLFLSGLEVDFGMLTSKQRQGNVNPLKIAVAVFVLILAVSAMFGMWMVPLGLTDQPYLMAIIIATISLSIVMPVLKENHMTSTPYGQTVLLIAVISDFVTMILLAVFVSLSTDTGSHPLLIFTLFLAFFMTYHILKPLSKVEWFQKLSKGTVQIGTRGAFTLILFFVALSESVGAENILGAFLAGAILSLLAPKPELVHKLDSFGYGFLIPIFMVMVGVNLDLRALFSDPSVLLLVPYLLVALYAAKIVPSLMLRKWFSWRETLSSGVLLSSTLSLVIAAATVALELDLIERNVHDAFILVAVLTCVISPILFNRMKPDVPEELPPKISIVGVNGSTIPVGLELKKEGYRVTMYSRSQPKLTPQAVQEEVKFPMVELDQMELSELEKHNAFDTDVLVLATGTDEFNRAVAQYAKEQDDRLRVIVLTDDPSIQDELTEQGITAFSSLFATHTLLKGLIVFPASVRLLTQKGDSIQEITVNNERYNELLLRHLPFLGDALVLRIYRGEDSVIPHGDTQIKSGDRLLVSGSPEHIQQMRKELE; from the coding sequence TTGGAGAACCACGTATCCTTAACATCGCTCATGATCGTCGTGACCATATCTTTTCTCGTCCCGATTATGATCAACCGTCTGCGCTGGACATTCGTCCCGGTCGTCGTGGCTGAAATCGTGGCTGGAATTGTCGTTGGGAAAACCGGTCTGAACCTCGTGGCAGACGATGCCACGCTGCAGCTGTTGTCTACGCTCGGGTTGATTTACCTTCTGTTTTTAAGCGGTCTAGAAGTCGACTTTGGCATGCTCACATCGAAGCAAAGACAAGGAAATGTGAATCCGTTGAAGATCGCCGTCGCTGTGTTTGTGTTAATCCTCGCCGTATCGGCGATGTTCGGCATGTGGATGGTGCCCCTCGGTCTAACGGACCAGCCGTACTTAATGGCGATCATCATCGCAACCATTTCACTCAGCATCGTGATGCCAGTCCTGAAGGAAAACCATATGACCAGCACTCCTTACGGTCAGACTGTTCTATTAATCGCCGTCATTTCCGATTTCGTGACGATGATTTTACTCGCCGTGTTTGTCTCCCTGTCCACGGACACAGGCTCCCACCCGCTCCTCATATTCACTCTGTTTTTGGCTTTCTTCATGACGTACCACATCTTGAAGCCTCTCTCGAAAGTAGAGTGGTTTCAAAAACTGTCCAAAGGCACTGTGCAAATCGGGACACGCGGCGCTTTCACCCTCATTTTGTTCTTCGTCGCGCTGTCGGAATCAGTCGGGGCGGAAAACATTCTGGGCGCGTTTCTGGCTGGTGCGATTTTGTCGTTGCTCGCACCGAAACCGGAACTCGTACACAAACTCGACTCGTTCGGGTACGGTTTTTTAATTCCGATTTTCATGGTCATGGTCGGAGTGAACCTCGATCTACGGGCGTTATTCAGCGATCCGTCAGTGCTCCTGCTCGTCCCTTATCTCCTTGTCGCCCTGTACGCCGCCAAAATCGTTCCCTCCCTCATGTTGCGAAAATGGTTTTCGTGGCGGGAAACCCTTTCGTCGGGAGTCCTCCTGTCGTCAACGCTGAGTCTCGTCATCGCGGCGGCAACTGTCGCGTTGGAGTTGGATTTAATCGAGCGAAACGTCCACGACGCCTTTATTCTCGTCGCCGTGCTCACATGCGTCATCTCCCCGATCCTGTTTAACCGGATGAAGCCAGACGTGCCAGAGGAGCTACCGCCCAAAATATCGATCGTCGGGGTGAACGGGTCCACCATTCCGGTGGGACTGGAATTAAAAAAAGAAGGCTACCGGGTGACGATGTACTCCCGTTCCCAACCGAAGCTCACGCCCCAAGCGGTTCAGGAAGAAGTCAAGTTCCCGATGGTCGAGCTGGATCAGATGGAACTGTCCGAACTCGAGAAGCACAACGCCTTTGACACGGACGTGCTCGTTCTGGCAACGGGCACAGACGAGTTTAACCGCGCCGTTGCCCAGTACGCCAAGGAACAAGACGACCGGCTCCGCGTCATCGTTCTCACCGACGACCCGTCCATTCAGGACGAACTGACAGAGCAAGGGATTACGGCCTTCTCCAGTCTGTTCGCCACCCACACCCTGTTAAAAGGGTTGATCGTATTCCCGGCATCTGTGCGGCTGTTGACGCAAAAAGGGGATTCTATCCAAGAAATTACTGTGAACAACGAGCGTTACAACGAGCTGTTGCTGCGCCATCTCCCGTTCCTCGGCGATGCGCTCGTCCTACGCATTTACCGAGGGGAAGATTCGGTCATTCCCCACGGAGACACACAGATTAAGAGCGGTGACCGGCTGCTCGTCTCCGGAAGTCCGGAACACATCCAACAAATGCGGAAGGAATTGGAGTAG